A region of Clostridium acetobutylicum ATCC 824 DNA encodes the following proteins:
- a CDS encoding VanZ family protein has protein sequence MKKIKNKKKIFKVILFGLFIIYIIALFKIILFKSISFLQIFKGYNKSRSINLIPFKSIIQFIDTYKEMGSFRAFANLAGNLIVFMPFGYLVPTLNKRFSRIRSTVIASFGLSLFFEVTQYVLEIGSSDIDDIILNTLGAVAGYSVLTCLRKISSKVVIQNFCIMCITVIFLITGSIVAFREYGVMLNLTKLKEVINGGRDIPKISADAVGHTVQIKENDIKLEKVSIYNKNKGGKSHDKGERNIDIVFNKSTKVYFERDDYKDNTMTITNIKVNEKKLYTLKKNSMISVWGNNREGKLFANFIIVYLK, from the coding sequence GTGAAAAAGATTAAAAATAAAAAGAAGATATTTAAGGTGATTTTATTTGGACTATTTATAATTTACATAATAGCCTTATTTAAAATAATTTTATTTAAAAGCATATCATTTCTACAGATTTTTAAAGGATACAATAAGTCAAGGTCTATTAATTTGATACCTTTTAAATCAATTATTCAATTTATTGACACCTATAAAGAAATGGGGAGCTTTAGAGCTTTTGCCAATTTAGCCGGAAATTTAATTGTGTTCATGCCATTTGGATATCTTGTTCCTACATTGAATAAACGTTTTTCTAGAATTAGAAGTACAGTAATAGCTTCCTTTGGTTTGAGTTTGTTTTTCGAGGTTACACAGTATGTTTTGGAAATAGGAAGCAGTGATATAGATGATATTATACTGAATACCCTTGGAGCAGTTGCAGGGTATTCAGTACTTACTTGTTTAAGAAAAATTTCAAGTAAAGTTGTAATCCAGAATTTTTGTATTATGTGTATTACAGTAATATTTTTAATAACAGGTTCGATTGTAGCATTTAGAGAGTATGGTGTAATGCTTAATTTGACAAAACTTAAGGAAGTAATTAATGGAGGACGTGATATTCCTAAAATTAGCGCTGATGCTGTAGGACATACTGTGCAAATAAAAGAGAATGATATAAAACTCGAAAAAGTAAGCATATATAATAAAAATAAAGGAGGAAAATCACATGACAAAGGTGAAAGAAATATAGATATAGTCTTTAATAAGTCAACTAAGGTTTACTTTGAGAGAGATGACTATAAAGATAATACAATGACAATTACAAACATAAAAGTTAATGAAAAAAAATTATATACGTTGAAAAAAAATTCAATGATTTCAGTTTGGGGAAACAACAGAGAGGGGAAGCTTTTTGCTAACTTTATAATAGTGTACTTAAAGTAG
- a CDS encoding response regulator transcription factor, translated as MLKILVVDDDIEILNLVSIYLSNEGYEIIKATNGCEAISKINNEKPKLVILDVMLPDIDGIEVCRKIREKLNVPIIILSAKVQNSDKIKGLLTGADDYITKPFNQLEFIVRVKTLLRRTYLFDTRGNKDDLDDIVLGTLTIKKSTHTVLINNNEIILTATEFEILKLLAINKGRIFSAEEIFETVWKEKYFQSNNTVMVHISNLRDKIERKLNGEKLIHTVWGVGYKIE; from the coding sequence ATGCTAAAAATACTTGTTGTAGATGACGACATAGAAATTTTAAACTTAGTTTCAATATATTTAAGCAATGAGGGATATGAAATTATAAAAGCTACTAATGGTTGTGAAGCAATAAGTAAGATTAATAATGAAAAACCTAAATTAGTAATTTTGGATGTAATGCTTCCTGATATAGACGGTATAGAGGTTTGTAGAAAGATTAGAGAAAAATTAAATGTGCCTATAATAATCTTAAGTGCTAAAGTTCAAAATAGTGATAAAATCAAAGGTCTTTTAACTGGGGCAGATGACTATATAACAAAGCCTTTTAATCAGTTAGAGTTTATAGTTAGGGTAAAGACTCTTCTTAGAAGAACGTATTTATTTGATACAAGAGGTAATAAAGATGATTTAGATGACATAGTGCTTGGAACTTTAACAATAAAAAAGTCAACCCATACTGTATTAATAAATAATAATGAGATAATACTTACGGCAACAGAATTCGAGATACTAAAATTATTGGCTATTAATAAGGGAAGGATTTTTAGTGCAGAAGAAATATTTGAAACTGTGTGGAAGGAAAAGTACTTTCAGTCAAATAATACAGTTATGGTTCATATAAGTAATCTTAGAGATAAAATTGAAAGGAAATTAAATGGAGAAAAATTAATTCATACAGTTTGGGGAGTTGGGTATAAAATTGAGTAA
- a CDS encoding sensor histidine kinase: MSKQAVYKIELKIFGYFILILMLSTITVILMLIVKNALEEVLIRYNENTLMTAKFLFCDVKKFSIVMYFFVFVIWSHLLLKRKVQYFINLSESTSEIAKGNFKVIIPVKREDEFGNLAKGINEIVEKFNFILKKEKEIEKTKIDLITNVSHDLRTPLTSILGYLELVENDQYKDEVALWYYIDIAYNKTKRLKVLIDDLFQLTTLNEHSMKLCKKEINIAELLKQLIGEYMLNFQKAGIRCRLKLTDEKLYVLGDAVLLIRAFENIIINCIKYSKTSEIMDVSVQRKGDMAVLNFINYGEPIPAIDIPYIFQRFYRVDKSRSDKLGGSGLGLAIAKNIIDITGGNIEVESDTTRTNFKIVLPCYGK; the protein is encoded by the coding sequence TTGAGTAAGCAAGCAGTGTATAAGATTGAACTTAAAATATTTGGATATTTTATACTTATATTAATGCTTTCAACAATAACAGTAATTTTAATGTTGATTGTTAAAAATGCTTTAGAAGAAGTTTTAATAAGGTATAATGAAAATACGTTAATGACAGCTAAATTCTTGTTTTGTGATGTGAAAAAATTTAGTATTGTTATGTATTTTTTTGTGTTTGTTATATGGAGTCATTTATTATTAAAGAGGAAAGTACAGTATTTTATAAATTTAAGTGAAAGTACAAGTGAAATAGCAAAAGGAAACTTTAAAGTTATTATACCAGTTAAGAGGGAAGATGAATTTGGTAATTTGGCAAAAGGAATTAATGAGATTGTAGAAAAGTTTAATTTTATATTGAAAAAGGAAAAAGAAATAGAAAAAACAAAAATTGATTTAATAACAAATGTCTCTCATGATCTTAGGACACCACTTACATCAATTTTAGGATATTTAGAGCTTGTAGAAAACGATCAATATAAGGATGAGGTTGCTCTTTGGTACTATATTGATATTGCATATAATAAGACAAAAAGACTTAAAGTGCTAATAGATGATTTATTTCAATTGACTACCTTAAACGAACATTCTATGAAGTTATGTAAAAAAGAAATAAATATTGCAGAGCTATTAAAACAGCTTATTGGAGAGTATATGTTGAATTTTCAAAAGGCCGGCATTAGGTGTAGGCTAAAGCTTACTGATGAAAAATTGTATGTTCTAGGAGATGCTGTGCTTTTAATAAGGGCTTTTGAAAACATTATTATTAATTGTATAAAGTATTCTAAAACAAGTGAGATTATGGATGTATCGGTGCAAAGAAAAGGAGATATGGCGGTACTTAATTTTATAAACTATGGTGAGCCTATACCAGCTATAGATATTCCATATATTTTTCAAAGATTTTATAGAGTTGATAAGTCAAGGTCAGATAAATTAGGTGGTTCTGGGTTGGGACTTGCTATAGCAAAAAATATTATAGATATAACTGGTGGTAATATAGAGGTGGAAAGTGATACAACTAGAACAAATTTTAAAATAGTATTGCCTTGTTATGGAAAATAA
- a CDS encoding PadR family transcriptional regulator, which yields MVKALVLYFLSVKPTYGYDIQRFIEIDGMDQWAKVKSGSIYYALNKLEKDGFIFTLREERTGARIRKIYAISDKGVEELRRVLKEELLKPIDNVEADKFMIYLMFNRLERDEIIDLTRQHIQSLEQRKKWWEDGRKIKVSEATLKVEILHFDNVIANLDNQIKWHKTLIEEIDEIIKFSKGVEQLIRKIDFGALEDVQYKSKCEDGDVVKQISNVADDIMKNPTDVEEKIETLIKLLRKH from the coding sequence ATGGTTAAAGCATTAGTTTTATATTTTTTAAGTGTAAAACCTACATATGGTTACGATATACAAAGGTTTATAGAAATAGATGGAATGGATCAGTGGGCTAAGGTGAAATCTGGTTCGATATATTATGCCTTAAACAAGCTTGAAAAAGACGGTTTTATATTTACACTTAGGGAAGAAAGAACAGGAGCAAGAATAAGAAAAATATATGCTATTAGCGACAAAGGTGTAGAAGAACTAAGAAGAGTTTTAAAAGAAGAATTATTAAAACCTATTGATAATGTTGAAGCAGATAAATTTATGATATATCTTATGTTTAATAGATTGGAAAGAGATGAAATTATAGATCTTACAAGACAGCATATACAAAGTTTAGAGCAAAGAAAAAAGTGGTGGGAAGACGGCAGAAAAATTAAGGTTTCAGAAGCAACGCTTAAGGTTGAAATACTTCATTTTGATAATGTTATAGCTAATTTAGACAATCAAATTAAATGGCATAAAACTCTTATTGAGGAGATTGATGAGATAATTAAATTTTCTAAAGGAGTAGAACAGTTAATAAGAAAAATTGATTTTGGAGCTCTAGAAGATGTACAATACAAGAGTAAATGCGAAGATGGAGATGTGGTGAAACAGATATCTAATGTGGCAGATGATATAATGAAGAATCCAACTGATGTTGAGGAAAAAATAGAAACTTTGATTAAACTTTTAAGAAAACATTAG
- a CDS encoding ABC transporter ATP-binding protein, with protein MNYILKVKNIEKSYGERKAVKGISFNVEDGEVLGFLGPNGAGKSTSINIISTVVDFDKGDIFFKDKDIIKNKNFFKSNLGVVPQDIAVFSDLTAYNNVKFFCSLYGFRGKRLKENVEEALKFVGLWERKNDLPTSFSGGMKRRLNIACAIAHKPKLLIMDEPTVGIDPQSRNNILETVKKLNENGTTIIYTSHYMEEVESVCNKIIIMDEGEIIEDGSKDFIKAKYNKENLEEIFLCLTGKALRD; from the coding sequence ATGAATTATATTTTAAAGGTGAAAAATATTGAAAAAAGCTATGGAGAAAGGAAGGCCGTTAAGGGAATTAGTTTTAATGTTGAAGATGGTGAAGTACTTGGTTTTTTGGGACCCAATGGCGCAGGTAAAAGCACAAGTATAAACATTATATCTACAGTAGTTGATTTTGATAAAGGAGATATCTTTTTTAAGGATAAAGACATTATTAAGAATAAGAATTTTTTTAAATCAAATTTAGGTGTAGTACCACAAGATATTGCTGTTTTTTCTGATCTTACAGCATACAATAATGTAAAATTCTTCTGTAGCCTCTATGGTTTTAGAGGAAAAAGGCTTAAAGAAAACGTAGAAGAAGCGCTAAAATTTGTTGGATTATGGGAAAGAAAAAATGACCTTCCAACTAGTTTTTCAGGAGGAATGAAAAGAAGACTTAATATTGCCTGCGCTATAGCTCATAAACCCAAGCTTTTAATTATGGATGAACCTACTGTGGGAATAGATCCTCAATCTAGAAATAATATTCTTGAAACAGTTAAGAAGCTTAATGAAAATGGTACAACAATAATTTATACATCACATTATATGGAGGAGGTTGAAAGTGTATGTAATAAGATAATAATTATGGATGAGGGAGAAATTATTGAAGATGGATCAAAAGATTTTATAAAAGCCAAGTACAATAAAGAAAATTTAGAAGAAATATTTTTGTGTCTTACAGGAAAAGCTTTAAGAGATTAG
- a CDS encoding ABC transporter permease translates to MIIYNIVYPMILILLYEYLAVNYFKGDKSITSSYYYVIVLIPFFIFTNIITMAYVAKDESLSKTAYRFLSAPIDNSAIVLSKIISCTVISWGCSLILLIISKVLLSVNFEGSTLKILILFFTENFMAAAIGIFLGIVMKNFKTIKGILNIPISILGVLGGCFFPVGALGRTFEKVSYISPFTWINRGIISEVYDKSQTILVGTILVTLVFGIIFSIGASILFNKEVFL, encoded by the coding sequence TTGATAATATACAACATTGTATATCCAATGATTCTTATACTGCTTTATGAGTATCTTGCCGTAAATTACTTTAAAGGAGATAAATCTATTACATCAAGTTATTATTACGTAATTGTTTTAATACCATTTTTCATATTTACAAATATCATTACAATGGCTTATGTAGCTAAAGATGAGAGCCTTAGTAAAACAGCATATAGATTTTTAAGTGCACCAATAGATAATTCAGCTATAGTATTGTCTAAAATTATATCCTGTACTGTAATTTCATGGGGGTGTAGTTTGATACTTTTGATAATTAGTAAAGTTTTATTAAGCGTTAATTTTGAAGGTAGTACATTAAAAATATTAATTTTGTTCTTTACTGAAAATTTTATGGCAGCAGCTATTGGAATATTTCTTGGTATAGTTATGAAAAATTTCAAAACAATAAAGGGAATTTTAAATATACCAATTTCAATACTTGGAGTACTTGGAGGATGCTTTTTCCCTGTAGGGGCACTTGGGAGAACTTTTGAGAAGGTAAGCTATATTTCTCCATTTACATGGATTAACAGAGGGATTATATCGGAGGTATATGATAAAAGTCAAACTATTTTGGTGGGAACTATACTTGTTACTCTAGTTTTTGGAATTATATTTTCAATTGGGGCATCAATTTTATTTAATAAGGAGGTGTTTTTATAA
- a CDS encoding ABC transporter permease — MRTIWLVFIANFKRAYSNKKKFFINLLVPVAAIILAIVVNYVSSPSLNIGVNEKIKSKGGDRIVKMLKHTRGINAKVCHGELMKTEVILGKYDAVVTIKRKLGKNSFNNMSKYFEFYNVRDKKTNEDMKKLIKAYLVQNKTLNMERIVKDEQIGGLSKSERIIAFLATVLLITSVVNGAVIIRDREENTYYRYMYSPNSKFEYIFGNVIYNYIFSYIQLFIANSLMAIFGIYIGISFLKMLSYGLILTLVMTTFGTFIVCIFNKELYANMFSAAISLILSLVGGTFINYKIMPEGLRRISDVTPNRWIIKSVQYMQNGRFGSINPMMVLIAFSIMFSLAAVLVSKFHKVQFK, encoded by the coding sequence ATGAGAACTATATGGTTGGTATTTATTGCGAATTTTAAAAGAGCCTATTCAAATAAGAAAAAGTTCTTTATAAATCTTTTGGTTCCAGTAGCTGCAATAATTTTAGCTATTGTAGTAAATTATGTAAGTTCACCATCGCTTAATATAGGGGTAAATGAGAAAATAAAATCTAAAGGAGGCGATAGAATAGTAAAAATGCTTAAGCATACTAGAGGAATAAATGCCAAAGTATGTCATGGTGAACTTATGAAAACTGAAGTTATTTTAGGAAAGTATGATGCTGTGGTTACTATAAAGAGGAAATTAGGTAAAAACTCATTTAATAATATGAGTAAGTATTTTGAATTTTATAATGTTAGGGATAAAAAGACAAATGAAGATATGAAAAAACTGATAAAAGCATATTTGGTTCAAAATAAAACTTTAAACATGGAGAGAATTGTAAAAGACGAGCAGATTGGTGGACTATCAAAGTCCGAAAGAATAATAGCTTTTTTAGCTACAGTGCTTTTAATTACTTCAGTTGTAAATGGTGCTGTTATTATAAGAGATAGAGAAGAAAACACCTATTATAGATATATGTATTCACCAAATAGTAAATTTGAATATATATTTGGTAATGTTATATACAATTATATATTCAGCTATATTCAGCTTTTTATAGCCAATAGTTTAATGGCTATTTTTGGAATATATATAGGGATTTCATTTTTAAAAATGCTTTCATATGGCTTAATATTAACTCTTGTGATGACTACCTTTGGAACTTTTATAGTGTGCATATTTAATAAAGAATTATATGCAAATATGTTTTCGGCAGCTATAAGTCTTATACTGTCACTTGTAGGTGGAACTTTTATAAATTATAAAATTATGCCAGAAGGATTAAGAAGAATAAGTGATGTAACGCCAAATAGATGGATTATAAAATCTGTTCAGTATATGCAGAATGGAAGATTTGGTTCAATAAATCCGATGATGGTATTAATCGCTTTTTCTATTATGTTTTCATTAGCTGCTGTTTTAGTTAGTAAATTTCATAAAGTCCAGTTTAAATAA
- a CDS encoding YhcH/YjgK/YiaL family protein: protein MIVDKLENASLYVNMNKEMERAFEFLKNTDIQKLSDGKYEIDSDNVYASVQSYETKDKSEKKFESHEKYIDIQYIVKGKEFIEWSPIQNLSVEEAYSDEKDVIFYKDGKLSSKINLEDNYFCIFFPNDGHKPGCTFDKPMNIKKVVLKIKIS from the coding sequence ATGATAGTTGATAAATTAGAAAATGCAAGTCTGTATGTTAACATGAACAAAGAAATGGAAAGGGCCTTTGAATTTTTAAAGAATACAGATATACAGAAGCTTTCGGATGGAAAATATGAAATTGATTCTGATAATGTTTATGCATCAGTACAAAGCTATGAAACAAAAGATAAAAGTGAAAAAAAATTTGAGTCCCATGAAAAATATATTGATATTCAGTACATTGTTAAGGGAAAAGAATTTATCGAATGGTCGCCAATTCAAAATTTAAGTGTAGAAGAAGCGTACTCTGACGAAAAAGATGTAATTTTTTATAAGGATGGTAAATTATCTTCAAAAATAAATTTAGAGGATAACTATTTCTGTATATTTTTCCCTAATGATGGGCATAAACCAGGCTGCACTTTTGACAAGCCTATGAATATAAAAAAAGTAGTTCTAAAAATTAAAATATCATAA
- a CDS encoding ABC transporter substrate-binding protein, protein MKNIKKIIALAATVILTCSSLTACNLKPGSDKKTITVFNWGEYIDKDILKDFTAKTGIKVNYETFSTNEEMYEKVKSGTNNYDLICPSDYMVDRMIKENSVQKIDFKSLSNYSNIDNKYKNLSYDPKNSYSVPYMWGTIGIIYDKTQIKDKLDSWNDLWNPKYKDKVYMSDDMRNSLGISLKRLGYSMNSKNKNEISKASSALIEQKKLINPVYVGDEIKDDMRNGEKPIGVIYSGDAAVLMNENPNKYEYVIPKEGTNLWFDSWVIPKNAKNKEAAEKFLNYLLDAKVNKKNVDYIGYGTPNTKTFDMLNDKVKNNKASYPDDASLKNSEVFTDLGNFKKLYNDAWVNITAKK, encoded by the coding sequence ATGAAAAATATAAAGAAAATCATAGCACTTGCTGCAACAGTCATCTTAACTTGTTCTTCTCTAACTGCCTGCAACTTAAAACCTGGTTCAGATAAAAAAACAATAACTGTTTTTAACTGGGGCGAATATATTGATAAAGATATTCTTAAGGATTTCACAGCAAAAACTGGTATAAAGGTAAACTACGAAACCTTCTCAACTAATGAAGAAATGTATGAAAAAGTCAAATCAGGAACTAATAATTATGATCTTATATGTCCATCTGATTACATGGTGGATAGAATGATTAAAGAAAATTCAGTTCAGAAAATTGATTTTAAGAGTTTATCCAATTATTCTAATATAGATAACAAATATAAAAATTTAAGCTATGATCCAAAGAATAGCTATTCAGTACCATATATGTGGGGAACAATTGGCATAATATATGATAAAACTCAAATTAAAGATAAATTAGATAGCTGGAATGACCTATGGAATCCTAAATATAAAGATAAAGTATATATGTCAGATGACATGAGAAATTCCTTGGGCATATCACTTAAACGCCTTGGATACTCAATGAATTCAAAAAACAAAAATGAAATATCAAAAGCATCTAGTGCACTAATAGAACAAAAAAAGCTTATAAACCCTGTATATGTTGGTGATGAAATCAAAGATGACATGAGAAACGGAGAAAAGCCAATAGGCGTTATTTATTCAGGAGATGCAGCTGTACTGATGAATGAAAATCCAAACAAATATGAATATGTAATTCCTAAAGAAGGAACAAATTTGTGGTTCGACAGTTGGGTTATACCTAAAAACGCAAAGAATAAAGAAGCAGCTGAAAAATTCTTAAATTACTTACTTGATGCAAAGGTAAATAAGAAAAATGTTGATTATATAGGTTACGGAACTCCAAACACAAAAACCTTTGATATGTTAAATGATAAAGTAAAAAATAACAAAGCATCATATCCTGACGATGCCTCCTTAAAGAATTCAGAAGTATTTACAGACTTAGGAAACTTTAAAAAACTTTATAATGATGCCTGGGTTAATATAACAGCTAAAAAATAA
- a CDS encoding ABC transporter permease, with product MVEKWLKRFYLTLTYIFLYAPIVFLMVFSFNSEKFSSHWGHFSLTWYKALLQDDRILTALYYTVLVAIVSSIISTIFGTISAIGISKMSPLPKKLLLNVNNIPVLNPDIVMAVSLMTLFIFLKIPFGLTTLIIAHIAFSVPYVILSVLPKLTQLPTDIVKAALDLGATPSYAMRKIILPQIKSGIIAGFLFAFTMSIDDFVISFFNTGNDVTNLSIEIYSMARRGITPEINALSTLMFVTILILLLLANRKSIISKGEKK from the coding sequence ATGGTAGAAAAATGGTTAAAAAGATTTTATTTAACTCTAACATATATATTTTTATATGCCCCTATAGTTTTTCTAATGGTGTTTTCTTTTAACTCAGAGAAATTTTCATCACATTGGGGACATTTTTCTTTAACTTGGTACAAAGCCTTACTTCAAGATGATAGAATTCTAACTGCTCTCTACTATACAGTACTAGTTGCCATAGTATCATCTATAATATCTACTATTTTTGGCACAATAAGTGCTATAGGAATAAGTAAAATGTCACCTCTACCTAAAAAACTATTACTTAACGTAAATAATATACCTGTTTTAAATCCAGATATAGTTATGGCAGTATCCTTAATGACATTGTTTATATTTTTAAAGATTCCTTTTGGACTAACAACGCTTATTATAGCTCATATTGCATTTTCTGTTCCTTACGTAATACTATCTGTTCTTCCAAAACTAACCCAGCTACCTACTGATATTGTGAAAGCTGCTTTAGATCTTGGAGCAACACCTAGCTACGCAATGAGAAAGATAATACTTCCTCAAATAAAATCAGGAATAATTGCAGGTTTTTTATTCGCCTTTACAATGTCTATAGATGATTTTGTAATAAGCTTTTTCAATACTGGAAACGATGTTACAAACCTCTCAATAGAAATATACTCTATGGCTAGGCGTGGAATTACACCTGAAATAAATGCACTATCAACTTTAATGTTTGTAACTATTCTTATTTTATTACTGCTTGCAAATAGAAAAAGTATTATATCTAAGGGGGAAAAGAAATGA
- a CDS encoding ABC transporter permease — MKKHRRSISQYPYFLWSILFILVPIFLVIYFSLTSSDSTFTLNNYKKLFNSTYMLVFFNSIKLALISTIICFFLGYPVAYILSKSSTKIRNILMLFLIIPMWMNFLLRTYAWMSILGRNGIISTILSFLGFKPLDILYTDAAVILGMVYNFLPFMIIPIYTVLIKIDRDVLKAASDLGANRFIIFKRIIFPLSIPGVMSGVTMVFMPAVSTFVISKLLGGGQFMLIGNLIESQFTTVGDWYFGSAISILMMVIILISMAVLSKFDSKSDLKGGGRLW, encoded by the coding sequence ATGAAGAAGCATAGACGTTCCATTTCGCAATACCCCTACTTCTTATGGAGCATACTCTTCATACTTGTACCAATTTTTCTAGTAATATATTTCAGCCTTACAAGCAGCGACAGCACTTTCACCTTAAACAACTATAAAAAATTATTTAATTCCACTTATATGTTAGTATTTTTTAATTCAATAAAACTAGCACTTATATCTACTATCATTTGTTTCTTTTTAGGATATCCTGTAGCTTATATACTTTCAAAGTCAAGCACAAAAATAAGAAATATACTTATGCTTTTTCTTATAATACCAATGTGGATGAACTTCCTTTTAAGAACCTATGCATGGATGTCTATACTTGGTAGAAACGGAATAATAAGCACTATACTTTCTTTTTTAGGATTTAAACCTTTAGATATATTGTATACAGATGCTGCTGTAATACTAGGAATGGTTTATAACTTTCTTCCATTTATGATTATTCCTATATATACAGTACTTATCAAAATAGATAGAGATGTTTTAAAAGCGGCTTCCGACTTAGGAGCGAATCGTTTTATTATATTTAAAAGAATAATCTTTCCTTTGAGTATACCTGGAGTTATGTCTGGTGTTACAATGGTTTTCATGCCTGCCGTATCAACCTTTGTTATATCAAAACTTTTAGGTGGAGGACAATTCATGCTCATAGGAAATTTAATAGAATCTCAATTTACAACTGTTGGCGATTGGTATTTTGGTTCAGCTATATCAATTTTAATGATGGTTATAATACTTATTTCTATGGCTGTACTTTCAAAATTTGATAGCAAGAGCGACTTGAAAGGTGGTGGACGTCTATGGTAG
- the potA gene encoding spermidine/putrescine ABC transporter ATP-binding protein: MEKDILIELKNVSKKYGENYVIKNLNLFVRRNEFLTFLGPSGCGKTTTLNMIAGFETPDEGNIIFEDSSINIVPPHKRQINTVFQKYALFSHMNVYENVAFGLRIKKLPEKQIREEVEKMLSLVDLKGFEKRSTDSLSGGQQQRVAIARALVNKPKLLLLDEPLGALDLKLRKEMQLELKNIQQKLGITFIFVTHDQEEALTMSDTIVVLNKGTVQQIGTPEDIYNEPKNKFVANFIGVSNILNGVMLHDYKVKFDDETFDCVDTGFNENEDVDVVVRPEDIKIVSKENGKLFGKVISAVFRGVHYEIKVEVKNTTWIIHNTKHVRVGDSIGLDILPDDIHIMRKEKIDEEA; this comes from the coding sequence ATGGAAAAAGACATACTTATTGAACTTAAGAACGTTTCAAAGAAATATGGCGAAAATTATGTAATTAAAAATTTGAACTTATTTGTCAGACGAAATGAATTTCTTACATTTTTAGGTCCAAGCGGATGCGGTAAAACAACAACCTTAAACATGATTGCTGGTTTTGAAACTCCTGATGAAGGAAACATAATATTTGAAGACAGTAGTATAAATATTGTTCCCCCTCACAAGAGGCAAATAAATACTGTGTTTCAAAAATATGCTCTTTTTTCACACATGAATGTATATGAAAATGTAGCCTTTGGTCTTAGGATAAAGAAGCTTCCAGAAAAACAAATAAGGGAAGAAGTTGAAAAAATGCTTTCTCTGGTAGACTTAAAAGGCTTTGAAAAAAGATCAACTGATTCTTTAAGCGGTGGTCAACAGCAGAGGGTAGCTATTGCACGGGCGCTTGTAAATAAACCAAAGCTTCTTCTTCTAGATGAACCTCTTGGTGCTCTTGATTTAAAACTTAGAAAAGAAATGCAGCTTGAACTGAAAAACATACAACAAAAACTTGGAATAACCTTTATCTTTGTGACTCATGATCAAGAAGAGGCACTTACCATGTCTGATACTATTGTAGTATTAAACAAAGGTACGGTTCAACAAATAGGTACCCCTGAAGATATATACAACGAACCTAAAAATAAATTCGTTGCAAATTTTATAGGTGTAAGTAATATTTTAAATGGAGTTATGCTACACGATTACAAGGTAAAATTTGATGATGAAACTTTTGATTGCGTAGATACTGGATTTAATGAAAATGAAGATGTTGATGTTGTTGTAAGACCTGAAGATATAAAAATTGTGTCCAAAGAAAATGGAAAACTCTTTGGAAAAGTTATTTCTGCTGTTTTTAGAGGTGTTCATTATGAAATCAAGGTTGAAGTAAAAAATACTACGTGGATAATCCATAATACAAAGCATGTAAGAGTTGGAGATAGTATTGGCTTAGATATTCTTCCTGATGATATACATATTATGAGAAAGGAAAAAATAGATGAAGAAGCATAG